One Dietzia sp. JS16-p6b genomic window carries:
- a CDS encoding iron ABC transporter permease, with the protein MRRPARVRVAWLLVTIAVLVVVVIASVSIGSRTVSLDEILAALGGSTDGLGEASVVKRISRTIMAMLVGAALGLAGAVMQGVTRNPLADPSILGVTMGASLAVVVGIAYFGLWTYTGYIWAAIVGAGIAAVFVYTVGSLGRGGATPLKLVLAGAATSAAATSFISAVVLPRGDIAGGVRAWQVGGVGGASTEAIEQVLPFLVVGALICFLAARPLNSLALGDDLAAGLGERVVLTRAVGALGSVLLCGAATAVAGPIAFVGLIVPHTCRLLVGVDHRWLLPFTALVGAVLVTASDVLGRVVARPAEIDVGIITALVGAPIFIAIVRRQKIREV; encoded by the coding sequence CTGCGGCGCCCGGCGCGGGTCCGCGTGGCGTGGCTCCTGGTGACGATCGCCGTCCTCGTCGTCGTCGTCATCGCCTCGGTGTCCATCGGCTCCCGCACGGTCTCCCTCGACGAGATCCTCGCCGCGCTGGGCGGCTCCACCGACGGCCTCGGCGAGGCGTCGGTGGTCAAGCGCATCTCCCGCACCATCATGGCGATGCTCGTCGGCGCGGCGCTGGGCCTGGCCGGCGCGGTGATGCAGGGCGTGACCCGCAACCCGCTCGCGGATCCGAGCATCCTGGGCGTGACCATGGGTGCCTCGCTGGCCGTCGTGGTGGGGATCGCGTACTTCGGGCTGTGGACCTATACCGGGTACATCTGGGCCGCGATCGTCGGCGCCGGGATCGCGGCGGTGTTCGTCTACACGGTCGGCTCCCTCGGGCGCGGCGGGGCCACCCCGCTCAAACTCGTCCTGGCCGGCGCGGCCACCTCGGCGGCGGCCACCTCCTTCATCAGCGCGGTCGTGCTGCCGCGCGGGGACATCGCCGGCGGCGTGCGCGCGTGGCAGGTCGGCGGCGTCGGCGGGGCGAGCACCGAGGCGATCGAGCAGGTGCTGCCGTTCCTCGTGGTGGGCGCGCTGATCTGCTTTCTCGCCGCCCGTCCGCTCAACTCACTGGCCCTCGGTGACGACCTGGCCGCGGGACTCGGCGAGCGCGTGGTCCTCACCAGGGCCGTGGGCGCTCTCGGCTCGGTACTGCTGTGCGGCGCCGCGACCGCCGTGGCCGGGCCCATCGCCTTCGTGGGACTCATCGTCCCCCACACCTGCCGCCTGCTCGTGGGCGTGGACCACCGCTGGCTGCTGCCGTTCACCGCGCTCGTCGGGGCCGTCCTCGTCACCGCCTCCGACGTCCTCGGGCGCGTGGTGGCCCGGCCGGCGGAGATCGACGTGGGCATCATCACCGCGCTGGTGGGCGCCCCGATCTTCATCGCGATCGTCCGCCGCCAGAAGATCCGGGAGGTGTGA
- a CDS encoding ABC transporter ATP-binding protein, translating into MTTDHTLHATGLDLGYRDRTVIQDLDLQVPPGRITAIVGANACGKSTLLRSMSRLLRPRGGQVLLDDEQVHRIPAKKLARTLGLLPQSPLAPEGITVSDLVGRGRNPHQGMLSRWSRDDDEAVAAALEATGTLELADRAVDELSGGQRQRVWIAMALAQHTDLLLLDEPTTFLDVAHQVEVLDLLVDLNRDRGTTVVMVLHDLNLAARYADHLVALAGGRVHCAGAPQEVFTTEMVSAVFGLDSVVIPDPTSGRPLMLPLGRHGVREGHGGPGEHGGPGEHGGPGEHGAMSGQGTSGQA; encoded by the coding sequence GTGACCACCGACCACACCCTCCACGCGACCGGCCTCGACCTGGGGTACCGCGACCGCACCGTCATCCAGGACCTGGACCTGCAGGTGCCGCCGGGGCGGATCACCGCGATCGTCGGGGCCAACGCCTGCGGCAAATCCACTCTGCTCAGGTCGATGTCCCGGCTGCTCAGGCCACGCGGCGGGCAGGTTCTCCTGGACGATGAGCAGGTGCACCGCATCCCGGCCAAGAAACTGGCCCGCACGCTGGGGCTGCTCCCCCAGTCCCCCCTCGCGCCGGAGGGGATCACCGTCTCCGACCTGGTGGGCCGCGGGCGCAACCCCCATCAGGGGATGCTGTCGAGGTGGAGCAGGGACGACGACGAGGCCGTGGCCGCAGCACTCGAGGCCACCGGCACCCTCGAGCTGGCCGACCGGGCCGTGGACGAGTTGTCCGGCGGACAGCGCCAGCGCGTCTGGATCGCCATGGCCCTGGCCCAGCACACCGACCTGCTGCTGCTCGACGAGCCCACCACGTTCCTCGACGTGGCCCACCAGGTGGAGGTGCTGGACCTGCTGGTCGACCTCAACCGCGACCGGGGCACCACCGTCGTCATGGTCCTGCACGACCTCAACCTGGCCGCCCGCTATGCCGACCACCTGGTGGCGCTGGCCGGCGGGCGGGTGCACTGCGCGGGCGCGCCCCAGGAGGTGTTCACCACCGAGATGGTGAGCGCGGTGTTCGGGCTCGACTCGGTGGTGATCCCCGACCCCACCTCCGGCCGGCCGCTGATGCTGCCGCTCGGGCGGCACGGGGTCCGCGAGGGGCACGGGGGTCCTGGTGAGCACGGGGGTCCTGGTGAGCACGGGGGTCCTGGTGAGCACGGGGCGATGAGCGGGCAGGGCACGAGCGGTCAGGCGTGA
- a CDS encoding acetyl-CoA carboxylase biotin carboxylase subunit family protein: MQISTADTTTSAADRSSLATQDGNESRRDPSKGYVALLGWAPNAVDAVDRFDRRYVVVAPDWAEDYCRQHNIPFVPWNFERLNDRSMEIAETLKDMGVDVAIPLFEETVEWAGAINSMLMDNPTLYGQSLLLRDKALMKRRAQLGGIRVGIFEEAHERDDVIRFLKRVNQTLLKLDGDPNDPIHLKAFDKAGCLGHRVIRTPDEVDTIPDEEFPVLMESHLDGWEFAVEAWIHNGKIVFLNISEYVTLGYSVFVPASPELERYRPEITRQIEKLIKTFDIKFGFVHPEYFVTSDGEMYFGEVAYRPPGFKVFELLERAYGFNAYQGLVLAFDPKTTEEEITSFFPREVVDATGHAGCFGVYPRRRVVSTLEIPEETEDHEYFESHELTAPLEETVTKRTAFGTHWGLVYFFGDDAYEMRTLLARQEELDFYV, translated from the coding sequence GTGCAGATCTCCACAGCAGACACGACCACCAGTGCGGCGGACAGGAGTTCGCTGGCGACCCAGGACGGCAACGAGTCGCGACGCGACCCCTCCAAGGGCTACGTGGCGCTGCTCGGCTGGGCACCGAACGCGGTCGACGCGGTGGACCGGTTCGACCGCCGCTATGTGGTGGTGGCGCCGGACTGGGCCGAGGACTACTGCCGGCAGCACAACATCCCGTTCGTCCCCTGGAACTTCGAGCGACTCAACGACCGGTCCATGGAGATCGCCGAGACCCTCAAGGACATGGGCGTCGACGTGGCGATCCCGCTGTTCGAGGAGACCGTGGAGTGGGCGGGGGCCATCAACTCCATGCTCATGGACAACCCCACCCTGTACGGCCAGTCGCTGCTGCTGCGGGACAAGGCGCTGATGAAGCGCCGCGCCCAGCTCGGCGGGATCCGCGTGGGGATCTTCGAGGAGGCCCACGAGCGCGACGACGTGATCCGCTTTCTCAAGCGCGTCAACCAGACCCTGCTCAAGCTCGACGGCGACCCCAACGACCCCATCCACCTCAAGGCCTTCGACAAGGCCGGCTGCCTGGGGCACCGCGTCATCCGCACCCCGGACGAGGTCGACACGATCCCGGACGAGGAGTTCCCGGTCCTCATGGAGTCCCACCTCGACGGCTGGGAGTTCGCGGTGGAGGCCTGGATCCACAACGGGAAGATCGTCTTTCTCAACATCTCCGAATACGTGACCCTGGGTTACTCGGTGTTCGTGCCGGCCTCGCCGGAGCTGGAGCGCTACCGCCCGGAGATCACGCGGCAGATCGAGAAGCTCATCAAGACCTTCGACATCAAGTTCGGGTTCGTGCACCCCGAGTACTTCGTCACCAGCGACGGCGAGATGTACTTCGGTGAGGTGGCCTACCGCCCGCCGGGGTTCAAGGTCTTCGAGCTGCTCGAGCGCGCCTACGGGTTCAACGCGTACCAGGGCCTGGTGCTCGCGTTCGACCCCAAGACCACCGAGGAGGAGATCACGTCGTTCTTCCCGCGCGAGGTCGTCGACGCCACCGGTCACGCGGGCTGCTTCGGTGTCTACCCGCGGCGGCGCGTGGTCTCCACGCTCGAGATCCCGGAGGAGACCGAGGACCACGAGTACTTCGAATCCCACGAGCTCACCGCACCGCTCGAGGAGACCGTCACCAAGCGGACCGCCTTCGGCACCCACTGGGGGCTGGTCTACTTCTTCGGCGACGACGCCTACGAGATGCGGACCCTCCTGGCGCGCCAGGAGGAACTCGACTTCTACGTGTGA
- a CDS encoding iron chelate uptake ABC transporter family permease subunit has product MTTTSNAATSNSPATTAPDPDAPAPDAPTTGAVTTARPASVALITRGRRSRRRRRLLVMTALALGAAALFAASLMVGRTFYPPADVLGVILGHDVAGASFTVGRLRLPRAVLAVLTGICFGIGGVTFQTMLRNPLASPDIIGISTGASAAAAFAIVILGLGGAQVSVFAIVTGIAVALAIYLLAYRGGVVGTRLVLIGIGTAAMLNAATNYILKTAPQWELQEAMRWITGSLNGASWPQVQPVLVACLVFAPVLLLTSRDLSMLRLGDDTASALGVRTELTRIMLIVAAVGLIAFATAAAGPIAFVAFLSGPIAARLVGPHGSPLVPAALVGVILVLGADLVGQYAFGSRYPVGVITGVLGAPYLIYLIARSNRTGGAL; this is encoded by the coding sequence ATGACGACGACGAGCAACGCCGCGACCTCGAACTCTCCGGCCACCACTGCTCCGGACCCCGACGCCCCGGCCCCGGATGCCCCGACCACCGGCGCTGTGACCACCGCCCGCCCGGCGTCCGTCGCCCTGATCACCCGCGGTCGCCGGAGCCGGAGACGTCGGCGGCTACTCGTCATGACCGCGCTCGCCCTGGGCGCCGCGGCGCTGTTCGCCGCCAGCCTCATGGTCGGCAGGACGTTCTATCCCCCGGCCGACGTGCTGGGCGTGATCCTGGGCCATGACGTGGCCGGCGCCTCGTTCACCGTCGGGCGGCTGCGCCTGCCCCGCGCGGTGCTCGCGGTACTCACCGGCATCTGCTTCGGCATCGGCGGCGTGACCTTCCAGACCATGCTGCGCAACCCACTGGCCTCGCCGGACATCATCGGCATCAGCACGGGCGCCAGCGCGGCGGCGGCGTTCGCGATCGTCATCCTGGGTCTGGGCGGCGCGCAGGTCTCGGTGTTCGCGATCGTCACCGGCATCGCCGTGGCCCTGGCCATCTACCTGCTGGCCTACCGCGGCGGGGTGGTGGGCACGCGGCTCGTGCTGATCGGCATCGGCACCGCCGCCATGCTCAACGCGGCCACCAACTACATCCTCAAGACCGCGCCGCAGTGGGAGCTGCAGGAGGCCATGCGCTGGATCACCGGCAGCCTCAACGGTGCCTCGTGGCCCCAGGTGCAGCCGGTGCTGGTGGCGTGCCTCGTGTTCGCCCCGGTGCTGCTGCTCACGTCCCGCGACCTGTCCATGCTGCGGCTGGGCGACGACACCGCCTCCGCCCTGGGGGTGCGCACCGAGCTCACCCGGATCATGCTCATCGTGGCCGCGGTCGGCCTGATCGCCTTCGCCACCGCGGCCGCCGGGCCCATCGCGTTCGTGGCGTTCCTGTCCGGGCCCATCGCCGCGCGGCTCGTGGGTCCGCACGGCTCGCCGCTCGTGCCGGCGGCGCTGGTGGGCGTGATCCTGGTGCTCGGCGCGGACCTGGTGGGCCAGTACGCCTTCGGCTCCCGCTACCCGGTGGGCGTCATCACCGGGGTGCTCGGCGCGCCCTACCTCATCTACCTGATCGCCCGCAGCAATCGCACCGGAGGCGCACTGTGA
- a CDS encoding AraC family transcriptional regulator encodes MTGTSSARRGEVETRALPIYAAGDAVMPFAITGMDELVARDIEWEPHSHPTHELLWNRSGASTVTIGARTWSITPSVGLWIPAGVLHSAATPAGTWYRTAHVDVRTDSPLPTEPVAVEVTPLLTLLLERLVDQTLEARSRELTEQMVFDLLEPSPHALLVQRPDSELLRPIVTALESHPGDDRSLTEWAARLGVSERTVTRAFRAETGLSFGAWQAAFRAQHASVLLGSGVPVDEVAVRVGYSSASAFGAAFRRTTGLTPGQFRPAIGHATGHATFPGPGPATSASLSDSLHQAS; translated from the coding sequence ATGACCGGGACCAGCAGCGCGCGACGGGGCGAGGTGGAGACGCGCGCCCTGCCGATCTACGCGGCGGGCGACGCGGTGATGCCGTTCGCGATCACCGGCATGGACGAGCTCGTGGCCCGCGACATCGAATGGGAGCCGCACTCCCACCCCACCCACGAGCTGCTGTGGAACCGGTCGGGGGCGTCCACCGTGACCATCGGGGCGCGTACGTGGTCCATCACCCCCTCGGTCGGACTGTGGATCCCCGCGGGCGTCCTGCACTCCGCGGCCACCCCGGCGGGCACCTGGTACCGGACCGCGCACGTCGACGTCCGCACCGACTCGCCACTGCCGACCGAGCCCGTCGCGGTGGAGGTGACCCCGCTGCTCACCCTGCTGCTCGAGCGCCTGGTGGACCAGACCCTGGAGGCCCGGTCGCGGGAGCTCACGGAGCAGATGGTGTTCGACCTCCTCGAACCCTCACCTCACGCGCTGTTGGTGCAGCGGCCGGACTCCGAGCTGCTGCGCCCGATCGTCACGGCCCTCGAGTCGCACCCCGGTGACGACCGGTCGCTCACCGAGTGGGCGGCCCGGCTCGGGGTGAGCGAACGGACCGTGACGCGCGCGTTCCGGGCCGAGACCGGACTGAGCTTCGGCGCGTGGCAGGCGGCCTTCCGCGCCCAGCACGCGTCGGTCCTGCTGGGCAGTGGCGTTCCGGTCGACGAAGTGGCGGTGCGCGTGGGCTACAGCTCGGCGAGCGCGTTCGGGGCGGCCTTCCGGCGGACCACCGGCCTCACCCCGGGGCAGTTCCGCCCGGCGATCGGCCACGCCACCGGCCACGCCACCTTCCCCGGCCCCGGCCCGGCCACCAGCGCGAGCCTGTCCGATTCGCTACACCAGGCGTCCTGA
- a CDS encoding MDR family MFS transporter, whose product MTTESSSTAFSRAQPDPGHPDLPQPDPAQLGPALGSPPLPAATTRLIALLVAAAFVVILNETIMSVAIPELMGEFAVAAATAQWLTTAFMLTMAVVIPFTGWMLMRLPLRTVFVIAMTTFTLGTLLASLAPVFVVLVAGRVVQAVGTAIMIPLLMTTVLNVVPADRRGRTMGVISIVIAVAPAIGPTVGGLVLDVLSWRWMFWFVLPIGLLALVAGATLIRNVTATRPIPLDILSGVLSAVGFAGLIFGLSSFGEAANDNALVSPWVPVLVGVAALAVFVWRQLSLKDYALLDVRAFAFRTFTVSLTLMLLSMMALFGTLILLPLYMQQILGTTTLESGLALLPGGLLMGVLGWFVGRLFDRIGPRPLIIPGSILAAAGLWGMYLFFSAESSLVIVVVWHMVLSVGLALLFSPLLTSALGSLPPHLYPHGSALLNTLQQVAAAAGTALFITVMTLGIVAGAESGQGDVAAQMTGVHNALVVGAIISLITVVGAWFVRNTAQTEGLAVTAVEEEQVSP is encoded by the coding sequence GTGACGACTGAGTCATCCTCCACTGCCTTTTCCCGGGCCCAGCCTGACCCGGGCCACCCCGATCTCCCGCAGCCCGATCCTGCCCAGCTCGGCCCGGCGCTGGGCTCCCCGCCGCTGCCGGCCGCCACCACGAGGCTGATCGCACTGCTCGTGGCCGCGGCGTTCGTGGTGATCCTCAACGAGACCATCATGTCGGTCGCGATCCCCGAGCTGATGGGGGAGTTCGCGGTCGCCGCGGCCACCGCCCAGTGGCTCACCACCGCGTTCATGCTCACCATGGCCGTGGTCATCCCGTTCACTGGGTGGATGCTCATGCGGCTACCGCTGCGGACGGTGTTCGTCATCGCCATGACGACCTTCACCCTCGGCACCCTGCTGGCGTCGCTGGCCCCGGTGTTCGTGGTCCTGGTCGCCGGCCGGGTGGTGCAGGCCGTGGGTACCGCGATCATGATCCCGCTGCTCATGACCACCGTGCTCAACGTGGTGCCCGCGGACCGTCGCGGCCGCACCATGGGCGTGATCTCCATCGTGATCGCGGTGGCCCCGGCCATCGGCCCCACCGTCGGTGGCCTGGTGCTCGACGTGCTGAGCTGGCGCTGGATGTTCTGGTTCGTCCTGCCCATCGGCCTGCTCGCACTGGTGGCCGGAGCCACGCTGATCCGGAACGTCACCGCCACCCGCCCGATCCCGCTCGACATCCTCTCCGGCGTGCTCTCGGCCGTCGGCTTCGCGGGCCTGATCTTCGGCCTGAGCTCCTTCGGTGAAGCCGCCAACGACAACGCGCTGGTGTCCCCGTGGGTGCCCGTCCTCGTGGGCGTGGCCGCACTGGCGGTGTTCGTCTGGCGGCAGCTCTCGCTCAAGGACTACGCGCTCCTCGACGTGCGCGCCTTCGCCTTCCGCACCTTCACCGTCAGCCTCACGCTCATGTTGCTGTCCATGATGGCGCTGTTCGGCACCCTCATCCTGCTGCCGCTGTACATGCAGCAGATCCTGGGCACCACCACCCTCGAGTCCGGCCTCGCGCTGCTGCCCGGCGGTTTGCTCATGGGTGTGCTCGGGTGGTTCGTCGGGCGACTCTTCGACCGCATCGGACCGCGCCCGCTGATCATCCCGGGCTCGATCCTGGCGGCCGCCGGCTTGTGGGGCATGTACCTCTTCTTCTCGGCGGAGTCGTCGCTGGTCATCGTCGTCGTGTGGCACATGGTGCTCAGCGTGGGCCTGGCGCTGCTGTTCTCGCCGCTTCTCACCTCGGCGTTGGGGTCCCTGCCGCCGCACCTGTACCCGCACGGCTCCGCTCTGCTCAACACGCTGCAGCAGGTGGCCGCGGCCGCGGGCACGGCGCTGTTCATCACCGTCATGACGCTGGGCATCGTGGCCGGCGCCGAGTCCGGACAGGGCGACGTGGCCGCGCAGATGACCGGCGTCCACAACGCGCTGGTGGTGGGCGCGATCATCTCGCTCATCACCGTGGTGGGCGCGTGGTTCGTCCGCAACACCGCGCAGACCGAGGGGCTGGCGGTGACGGCCGTGGAGGAGGAGCAGGTCTCGCCGTGA
- a CDS encoding ABC transporter substrate-binding protein: MRSRGVVPFLIATTAALVLSACGSPADSDESTGATAAGGSGSFPVVIEHALGTTTIDQAPERVATVAWANHEVPLALGVVPVGMAAATFGDDDGNGMLPWVEERLEELDAEPPVLFDETDGIDFEAVADTDPDVILAAYSGLTQEDYDTLSEIAPVVAYPEEAWATSWRDTIRFNSMGMGMAAEGDALVDELDAEIAEAAAAHPELEGTRTMFLTHLDPSDLSTVNFYTAADTRAAFFEDLGLATPAAVTEASASGKYSGSISAEQLDQFDDVELIVTYGDQSLVDTLKSDPLLSQMPAVKNDAIVFLDGSGPMGTAANPTPLAISWVLDDYVAQLAEAVGTRE; encoded by the coding sequence ATGCGTTCTCGCGGTGTTGTCCCCTTCCTGATCGCCACCACGGCCGCCCTCGTGCTGTCCGCGTGTGGCTCTCCCGCCGACTCCGACGAGTCCACGGGCGCGACCGCCGCCGGCGGGTCCGGGTCGTTTCCCGTAGTGATCGAGCACGCGCTCGGCACCACCACCATCGACCAGGCGCCCGAGCGGGTGGCCACCGTCGCGTGGGCCAACCACGAGGTGCCGCTCGCCCTGGGTGTCGTCCCGGTGGGCATGGCCGCGGCGACCTTCGGTGACGACGACGGCAACGGCATGCTCCCGTGGGTGGAGGAGCGACTCGAGGAACTCGACGCCGAGCCCCCCGTGCTGTTCGACGAGACCGACGGGATCGACTTCGAGGCCGTCGCCGACACCGACCCGGACGTCATCCTGGCCGCCTACTCCGGTCTGACGCAGGAGGACTACGACACCCTGAGCGAGATCGCCCCCGTCGTGGCGTACCCCGAGGAGGCGTGGGCCACCTCGTGGCGGGACACGATCCGCTTCAACTCCATGGGGATGGGCATGGCGGCCGAGGGCGACGCGCTGGTCGACGAGCTCGACGCCGAGATCGCCGAGGCCGCAGCCGCGCACCCGGAACTCGAGGGCACGCGGACCATGTTCCTCACCCACCTCGACCCGTCCGACCTGAGCACGGTGAACTTCTACACCGCCGCCGACACCCGGGCCGCGTTCTTCGAGGACCTGGGTCTGGCCACGCCGGCCGCCGTGACCGAGGCCTCGGCGAGCGGCAAGTACTCCGGCAGCATCAGCGCCGAGCAGCTGGACCAGTTCGACGACGTCGAGCTGATCGTCACCTACGGCGACCAGAGCCTCGTCGACACCCTGAAGTCCGACCCGCTGCTGTCCCAGATGCCGGCGGTCAAGAACGACGCCATCGTGTTCCTCGACGGCAGCGGCCCGATGGGCACCGCCGCCAACCCCACCCCGCTGGCCATCTCGTGGGTGCTCGACGACTACGTGGCGCAGCTGGCGGAGGCCGTCGGCACCCGCGAGTGA
- the helR gene encoding RNA polymerase recycling motor ATPase HelR: MPPVTTSIFSLPDRLRAKADPALIAADEQRFSAIADCLAQRVTDQSARLAARRRDPAGTGAQTITRDADIRRLVAELATLRRFGLDLCIGHVALAGDVEPLYVGRIGLTDPTGTSLLVDWRSPAAEPFFAATLARPMGVRYRRRYRWSGGRIVDYWDEVLDDDEVGTHTALDDHSAFVASLGRARTGRMHDVLTTIQADQDAIIRADSSGALVVDGGPGTGKTVAALHRAAYLLHSESRLGLRRGHLLLVGPHRPYLDYVADVLPALGEHSVQTATLADLVPDIPAPGVGEEPDPEAARLKSGMPMVRAIEAAVRFYEQPPEQPIRVQTEWIDLELTPGDWAEAFASPEDGTPHNEARHEILQTLVEILLEKSDAGVPEAVLRAELLANADLRRELHRAWPMIDAAELVGDLWTVPAYLRLCAPWLSSEQARVLRRDEPAAWTRSDLPLLDAARHQLGDADRDTRRRRRHAERAAELQRRRSVIDEVIAADDDPEGVAPMLRHRDLQEALLDPASGDDATTTDAARLGGPFAHIIVDEAQELSDAEWQMILRRCPSGHLTVVGDRAQARHDFAESWPERLERVGLSPGRVDTVHLTINYRTPSEVMEAAAPVIRAVRPDANVPVSVRSSGEPVAYGRVGDLRNVLEAWLESNPEGVACVITATGAHGDDFPASGVPASEVPASDRVRSLTAATAKGLEFDLVVLVDPGAAGTGEIGAGAIGVGTTGAGTTGAGATDAGVIDAVDRYVAMTRATRSLTVLTR; this comes from the coding sequence ATGCCACCCGTCACCACCAGCATTTTCTCTCTCCCCGACCGCCTTCGGGCCAAGGCCGATCCGGCGCTGATCGCGGCCGACGAACAGCGGTTCTCGGCGATCGCGGACTGCCTTGCGCAGCGGGTCACCGACCAGTCCGCCCGCCTCGCCGCCCGCCGCCGCGACCCCGCCGGCACGGGAGCCCAGACCATCACCCGCGACGCGGACATCCGCCGCCTGGTCGCCGAACTCGCCACCCTGCGCCGGTTCGGACTGGACCTGTGCATCGGGCACGTCGCCCTCGCCGGGGACGTCGAGCCCCTCTACGTGGGCCGCATTGGGTTGACCGACCCGACCGGCACCTCCCTGCTGGTGGACTGGCGCTCACCGGCCGCCGAGCCGTTCTTCGCCGCGACGCTCGCCCGACCGATGGGGGTGAGATACCGGCGGAGGTACAGGTGGTCGGGCGGGCGCATCGTCGACTACTGGGACGAGGTTCTTGACGACGACGAGGTGGGCACCCACACCGCCCTGGACGACCACTCGGCGTTCGTCGCGAGCCTCGGCCGGGCACGGACCGGCCGGATGCACGACGTACTCACCACGATCCAGGCCGACCAGGACGCGATCATCCGCGCGGACTCGTCGGGCGCACTCGTGGTGGACGGCGGTCCGGGGACGGGCAAGACGGTGGCGGCGCTGCACCGGGCGGCATACCTGCTGCACTCGGAATCTCGCCTCGGACTGCGGCGCGGACACCTACTACTGGTGGGCCCGCACCGCCCGTACCTGGACTACGTCGCGGATGTCCTTCCGGCCCTCGGTGAGCACAGTGTGCAGACGGCCACGCTCGCCGACCTGGTTCCCGACATCCCCGCTCCGGGCGTCGGCGAGGAACCCGATCCCGAGGCCGCCCGCCTCAAGTCGGGGATGCCGATGGTCCGGGCGATCGAGGCGGCCGTGCGCTTCTACGAGCAGCCTCCCGAGCAGCCGATTCGGGTCCAGACAGAGTGGATCGACCTCGAGCTGACACCGGGCGACTGGGCCGAGGCCTTCGCCTCCCCCGAGGACGGCACGCCCCACAACGAGGCCCGGCACGAGATCCTCCAGACCCTGGTCGAGATTCTCCTGGAGAAGTCCGACGCCGGCGTTCCCGAGGCGGTTCTGCGGGCGGAGCTACTGGCGAACGCCGACCTGCGCCGCGAGCTCCACCGCGCGTGGCCGATGATCGACGCGGCGGAGCTGGTGGGTGATCTGTGGACCGTTCCGGCCTACCTGCGCCTGTGCGCGCCCTGGCTCAGCTCAGAGCAGGCCCGCGTGCTCCGCCGGGACGAGCCCGCTGCCTGGACGCGATCGGACCTCCCCCTTCTCGATGCGGCGCGGCACCAGCTGGGGGATGCCGACCGGGACACGAGACGACGGCGCCGGCATGCCGAGCGCGCGGCCGAACTGCAGCGGCGGAGGTCGGTGATCGACGAGGTGATCGCGGCCGATGACGATCCCGAGGGGGTGGCGCCCATGCTGCGTCACCGCGACCTGCAGGAAGCCCTGCTGGACCCGGCCTCCGGCGACGACGCGACGACCACCGACGCCGCCCGCCTGGGTGGGCCGTTCGCGCACATCATCGTGGATGAAGCGCAGGAGCTCTCGGACGCCGAGTGGCAGATGATCCTGCGCCGCTGCCCGTCCGGGCACCTCACGGTGGTCGGCGATCGCGCCCAGGCGAGGCACGACTTCGCGGAGTCCTGGCCCGAGCGGCTGGAGCGGGTCGGCCTGTCCCCCGGCCGGGTCGACACGGTCCACCTGACCATCAACTACCGCACCCCGTCTGAGGTGATGGAGGCCGCCGCCCCGGTGATCAGGGCGGTGCGCCCCGACGCGAACGTGCCGGTCTCGGTCCGCAGCAGCGGCGAGCCGGTCGCGTACGGCCGCGTCGGCGATCTGCGGAACGTGCTCGAGGCGTGGCTCGAGTCGAACCCGGAGGGCGTGGCCTGCGTGATCACCGCGACCGGCGCTCACGGCGACGACTTCCCGGCGAGCGGGGTGCCAGCGAGCGAGGTGCCGGCGAGCGACCGCGTCCGATCACTGACCGCGGCCACCGCCAAGGGGCTCGAGTTCGACCTGGTCGTACTGGTCGATCCGGGCGCCGCCGGTACCGGCGAGATCGGCGCCGGCGCGATCGGAGTGGGCACGACCGGTGCGGGCACCACCGGTGCGGGTGCGACCGACGCGGGCGTGATCGACGCGGTCGACCGCTACGTCGCGATGACCCGGGCGACGCGGTCGCTCACGGTCCTCACCCGATAG